A genomic stretch from Dissulfurispira thermophila includes:
- a CDS encoding TdeIII family type II restriction endonuclease — MTLTKKQIIKVESAIRESLRIKFLTYKPETSNMPFHYRLLGRDRMALFSFIHSLNTTFGTSIFEPVAETLASLKFPIAKKQYVVGDQITEEAQNEIQHIMNELTVGSNPNKRDEIERIRKVCTKGKINRLKTVKVDLFVKNHNGSIHLFDIKTAKPNISNFKDFKRTLLEWIAIFLFQYPDAEVNSYIAIPYNPYEPKPYERWTLKGMLDLDNELKVAEEFWDFLGGKGAYSELLNCFARVGVELRPEIDEYFSKFKS, encoded by the coding sequence ATGACTCTTACGAAGAAACAAATAATAAAAGTTGAAAGTGCAATCAGAGAAAGTCTAAGGATTAAATTTTTGACATATAAGCCAGAAACAAGTAACATGCCTTTTCATTATCGTTTACTCGGTCGGGATCGAATGGCACTGTTTTCTTTTATACACTCTTTAAATACTACTTTTGGCACTTCTATTTTTGAACCTGTGGCAGAAACATTGGCAAGCTTGAAATTTCCGATTGCAAAAAAACAATATGTAGTAGGTGATCAAATAACAGAAGAAGCTCAAAATGAAATTCAGCACATTATGAATGAACTAACAGTTGGTAGTAACCCAAACAAAAGAGATGAGATTGAAAGGATAAGAAAGGTTTGCACAAAAGGTAAGATTAATAGATTAAAAACAGTAAAGGTAGATTTATTTGTTAAAAATCATAACGGAAGTATTCATTTGTTTGACATAAAGACAGCTAAACCTAATATTAGCAATTTTAAGGATTTTAAGAGAACATTATTAGAATGGATAGCGATATTTTTATTTCAGTATCCTGATGCAGAAGTCAACTCCTATATTGCTATTCCATATAATCCATATGAGCCAAAACCTTATGAAAGGTGGACATTAAAGGGAATGTTGGACCTTGATAATGAACTAAAGGTTGCCGAAGAATTTTGGGATTTCCTGGGTGGCAAAGGTGCTTATTCAGAATTACTTAATTGTTTTGCAAGAGTTGGAGTAGAGTTAAGACCCGAAATAGATGAATACTTTTCAAA